CCTGATTCAATAAGTCCTACGAAGAATAAGTCTTCCGGTAGTCCATGTGAGCGCATAATTTTTTCGATAACATTTCTATACTTAGCTCCGTTATTTACATAACGAATAAAAAGATCTCTTTGTTTTTCAGTAAAATATTTTACCCAAAAGTCAAAGTGCTTCTTATGATAGTGTAGCTCTAGCCTATCCATATTATTGATGGTGTAAGACTTAAGGCTTTCTAATTCTTTTTCTTTATATTTTACAACTTCTTTATAAACAACACTCGGTTGTTCTACTTTTTCGTGGTCAATACCTTTAGTGTATTTAGGTTTAACGTTCGCGCAAGATACAAGAATAATTAGTGGTAGTAAGATATTGATTTTTTTCATGGGCCCTCAAATTTCGTGCTCAAAAATGTGTTATAAAATAATAAAACAACTTGTCCTATTATTTTAAATGAACACCCTAATTTTTCGAGGGGGAATTTAATTCATATTAGACAAAAAGACTTTTCCATTTTCCCAAATTACCTGAGGATCTGACTCATCTTTAATTTTAGTGAAACCATCAAAATCATAGTAATCAAAACCATAGGCAATATTGAATAACGATGAAATTCCAACAGTTGACTCTACCATACAGCCAAGCATCGTTTTAAGCTCTAGCTTCTTTGCTTGTTGCAGTTGAGAAAAGCACTTCATAAGGCTATTTGCCTTTGAAACCTTTAAGACAACACCATGACATAGGTCCTTAAATGAATCGAGATAGCGATGATCTTCAATTCCTTCATCTAAAAAGATATCAATTGGAGATTCCTCTTTTAGCTTACGATAGCCACCAAATTCAGAGCGATACAGCGGTTGCTCAATAAAGAGGACATTATCCCCTTTAATTAAAGCAAGATGTTCTAAAACAAGCTCTGCATCAGCTTCATAAGATTCATTTGCATCAAGAACAAAAGTTCTAGCAGACGTATTTATTAACTCGACTTGCGTAGGAAAAGTTTCTTTAGTTATTTTAAGTTTTAATACACCATCTGTTTGTGCTTCTTTTACAAGCTTCTCGCCTTCTTCAAGAGTTGAAAAAACAGGCAATGACTCAAGTGAGCTAACACTTTTTACAGTATTTGTTCCTAGAATCTTCCAAGGAGATAAGTCAGTGGCCCTAACAAGATAATCAAGAAAGGCCGTTTCAATTCCTAGTCTAAGTCTAGGCGTTTGAAAGTCGTACTGATCTAAATATAGGTTTAATTCATTAAATTGAACAACACTGTGATTTTCATAATCACGAGCAAATTCATCAAGTTCTAATCTTAATGAATCCACATCTATGTCTTCTTTAGATCCATAGCTAACTTCACCTCGACCAATGTATTGCCCATTTTTCAATGTGACATAAATAATTTGTTTTGCATTAACTTCTGCCCCTGAAATCTTCCAAGGTTTTGTTAGTGTTACGAGTTGAGTATCTATTGCCCATTCCATATTGTGACCTAAAGCTTTAAAATAATAAGTATATTGATAACTAATAAGACAAAAGTATGTTACCAAAAATAATTTCAAATATCACACTAGCATTTATTGCCATTGTTGTCCTATATACCCTGGCCCCACTTTTTAAAGATATTCTTGATAGTATCTTTAATTCAAATAGACCAAAAAAGAAGTCACATTCAAAAGAAGAATTTGATGAAATGGTTAAAAGAAAGATCGAAAGAATGTCCATGTCAGGTGGAGCACAAGGAGTTAAAGGACAACCAGGACAAGGCCCAAAGGAGAGATCATTCCTTTCATATTTTAAAGAAAAAGACTTATTTTCTTCACCAGAAGATGAGCAGTTCTTTGAGGGAATGAATTCTTCAATGCAATGGGGTGATTTTCAAGAAGCAAAGAAAATACTAAATCAAATTGAAAATGACTTTGAAATAATTGATAAAAGCGCAAGCGAAGGAATAAATCAATTTATCAAATCAATATATAATAAAGAAACTCTACTATCATTGAAAAAGTTAAATGGTGGAAAAATAGACAAACAAAGCTTTCTAAGCCTAGCATCAACTTTATTTGTTTTCAGGCATATTAATCAAATAAAGAGTAAGCGCTTTGCTGATCAAAACCAATTGCTTCTTATATTGAATTTAGCTGCAATCAAAGACACAAAGGCCAAGATCAAGTTAATAGAGAGTTATATCAGCGCTGAAGCAATCGATTCCATAAAAGAGTCCCCTATTTTGTACAGGGATTTGATTAGTGGCCTAAATAAAACGTTTGATCAATTATATCCACTACTTCCTCTAAAAACTGAGAAATTAGAAAAGGAATTTAATAATCTTAGTGAGAGTGACCGAAAAAAGAAATATAAGAAATTAGTGCAGATCTATCATCCAGATAAATGGCATGGAGATTTAAAATCACAGGCCATCGACGATAGGCTTAGAGAAAATTTTAATTTAATTCAAAAGCTTTATAAGTAATAAAAGAGAAGATTATGCAAAAGAAAAAAGAACAGATTATTAGCAGTATTGAAAAAGAGCTCATCAAGATTATCAGTGAGACAAATGGAATCTCATTAAGTGATACTCTTGAGCTATTGGCTCACTCTCCAAGTATTCGCGATAATCAGTTACTGGAAAAACCAGTTTTGGAATTTATGAAGCTTCTTTCTTCTTTTCAAATTGACGAAGTTGATATTGAAACAGTTTTGAATCATCCGGTATCTGATGCTGTCTTTAACTTCTTTAAAAAATTTCCACTGCCATATTATGAAGAACATATCCACTTAACAGGATCACTCAATGCAGAGTTCATATATCCTCGATTGAAAAAACTATTAAACGGTAAAAATAAGGCCATTTATGAAAAGAGGATTAAGGCCGTTTATGGAAAAGATGCTATCCCAATTGAGAGTGTTGAAGACGTTGATAATCTCATACGCCTAAAAGAAGGCGAGCAATTTGCGACATATTTAAGAATCCTATTTCTTGCAAAACTCATTCTAACAAATAAGAAGGCACATAAAGATGCTGCCTATCACATGGCAAAAGAACTTTATGAAAATTATAATGTGGGAAGTATTCGACTTAAATTCACGCTTTCTCGTGCCTCAAAAATGGACTCAGAACAAATTCCAGGCATTAAAGAAGTAACAGAAGAGGATGTTGTTCTAGGACTTTATGAGGGCTTTAAGAAATTTCAACAAGAGGTTCCAAGCTTTAAATTTATCCTCTCACCTTCGTTTAGAAAGGAATTAAATTTCTTTGATAATGATAATTTTAAAACAAAGAAAGATCACTTTGAGCATCAAGTTGACGCCCTACTTGAGCTTTTAGAAAAGTATCCATACTTAAAAGAAAACTTAGTTGAAATTGATACCGTTGGTGATGAGAAGGCCCTTTATAGAAAGGCGCATTTCAAAGAGCTTAAAAGTGGTTTAAGAAAGCTACAATATCGTGGACTAAAGATTCGTTCTCACCATGGGGAGACATGGCTAACTCTTAAAAAAGGTATCCAGTCCGTTGATAATGCGATGAATATTTGGCATATCGATACACTTGAGCATGGACTAAGTCTTGGGATCAATCCTAATTACTACTATCATAGACTCTTTCAACGAATCATAGAGGTTAATAGCAAGCATCAGCCAATTGATGCGAAATCAATTCAAGGATTAGAACTTGAAGAGATGGAATGGGAACAAGATGCGGCCCATGTAAAAGAGAAGCTTTTAAAAGGAGAGCTTTTAAGTGAAGAAGATATCACGCTATTTTTAAAAACTAAATTTCATAACGCTCGTGAAGTTGAGCACTATCAACATGATATTCTAAACCGAATTATTCAAAAACGAGTCTCTCTCGTTGCACTTCCCTCTTCAAACTTAAAGCTTACTGGAGCTTTTCCAGATTTTAAGGACCACCCATTTTCTTGGTGGGAGAAGAAAGGTGTAAACTTAGGTGTTGGAACAGATAATTACATAACCTTATCCACTGACTTCATTAGAGAGATGCTTATTCTTCTCTACTCTGATGCAAATAACCTAAAAATCACCAAGCTTCTGATGCTCACAACAAAAGAGACCAGAAGGCCTTATATTAGTAACCTCCTGTGGGAGATGAGAAAAAGGTACGCTAGCTAAATCCACGCTAAACTACTGAAATGTTAAATAATACTAAACTTTTCTACGCGGTTTTCCGACAAGTGTTTAGACAGATTATTTAGACTTTAGGAAGAAAGCGATGGGTTTTGAATTCTCTCATTTTAAATCACTAGTAAATGTGGCAATTGATAATAATGCCAGTGATATTCATATCCGTGCTGAAGAGACGCCTTGTTTTCGAATTAATGGCGATATGGTTTCAGTAAAGTCCAATAAGACTTTAACAACAGAAAGTGTTCTCGACATTCTAAGACTACTTACAAAAGATAATAAACAAATTGGAAATCTTGAAGATATAAAAGATCTTGATGGTGCAGTGGACTTTGAAGACATATGTCGATTGCGCTTTAATTACTTTCGCTACAATAATAAAAATGGAATCGTTTTACGAGTTGTAAAAAAAGAAATTCCATCATTTAAAGAACTAGGACTTAGTGATTCTTTAAAACAAATTATAAGGGCCAAGCGAGGCCTAATTTTAGTAACTGGTGCAACAGGATCCGGTAAATCTACAACCCTGGCCAGTATGATTGATTATATTAATTCAAAAAGGGCCAAACATATCATTACCATTGAAGACCCAATTGAATTTATCCATACTCAAAAAAAGTCTCGTATTACTCAAAGAGAAGTTGGAATCGACACAGAAAACTTTGAAGACGGTTTAAAATTTGCTCTCAGACAGGATCCAGATATTATCTTACTTGGTGAACTCAGGGATCAAAAGTCTGTTGAGATTGCTCTTAAGGCAGCTGAAACTGGACATCTCGTTCTAGCAACTGTTCACACGACAGATGCCATCTCAACAATAAGTCGTATTATTTCAATGTTCTCATCAGATGAGCAAACAGAGGCAAGAAAGCGCCTATCTGACGCTCTTTATTCAACGATTTCACAGAGAATGATTAAATCAAAAAAATCACCAAATGGTGTGCGTGTTGCTCAAGAAATTATGGTAACAGGACCAGGTGTAAAAGAATGTATTCGAGGCGATGAACCAATTGACCGAATTCTATCAATTATTGAAAATGGTGGAACAAACTCTGGTGACATTCCTTGTGAAAGTTTTGATCAAGCAATCTTCACTCTTTTGGAGCGTGGATATATCACTGAAGAAGATGCATCTAAAGAGGTTCGAAGCGCCGGTGACTTTATGAGAAAACTTATGCTTACAAAATAAGAAAGGCCCCGGTGGGGGCCAGGGCCAATCCGTCTAACAAAATTAGACTAACTTGATGTGAGGATAGTAAGAAAAGACTTACATGGTACTTATTATTCGTTACTTTTCGTTTTTTTTTAAGTGCGCAAAATTAGTGCTAATAAAAACTAAAAGGCCAAGTTACGAGAACTTGGCCTTAGTTAATTATAAATATATTTTTTTATTGAAAGTTTTACTTCATTTAACCTGAAATAGTTATTTCTGATATGAAAATATTTCTTTTACGACTTCTTCTACGGCCTTTTTAGCGTCATCACACTGGGCCTTCCAATGTCCGTGATCAAGTTTTGGATCCTGATTCATGATCAACTCCCCTAACTCCTTGGTACGATCATTAAACTTTTTTAGAAGCTCAACTGAAAGTTGCTCATCTTCCATATTCTCGAGCACTTCCATTACCTTATTCATATCTTGATTATCTATTAAGTCCTTTAAGTTCATTTTTCTTCCTTAATCGATTCTTACTTCTTTAGCTGATCGATCATATCACGCATGATATGGATCGCCTCTTCAAGTCCAGCATCCTTACGAAGAGATGATACCCACTCTTCCTTACGTTGCTTAAAGTCGTCCTTCCACTGCTTCTCTTCACCTTTCTTAACAGTTTCATGAGACTTTAATGACTCTTCAAAGTGAGTGATAGTAAGCTTCGTATTTTCTTCATCTAATTTTAATTCTTCAAGCTTCTTCTTATTCGCTTCTTCTTCTTTCATCCACGAATCGATGTTTAGCTTAAGCTTTGTATCTTTACGTCTTTTTCTTAAATAATCAACACTTTCTTGTACTTTTTGTAAGCGATCATTCTTAGCAACACGCTTTTTAGAATTAGAAATTAGTTTCTTAAGATCAT
This sequence is a window from Halobacteriovorax vibrionivorans. Protein-coding genes within it:
- a CDS encoding enolase C-terminal domain-like protein, whose translation is MEWAIDTQLVTLTKPWKISGAEVNAKQIIYVTLKNGQYIGRGEVSYGSKEDIDVDSLRLELDEFARDYENHSVVQFNELNLYLDQYDFQTPRLRLGIETAFLDYLVRATDLSPWKILGTNTVKSVSSLESLPVFSTLEEGEKLVKEAQTDGVLKLKITKETFPTQVELINTSARTFVLDANESYEADAELVLEHLALIKGDNVLFIEQPLYRSEFGGYRKLKEESPIDIFLDEGIEDHRYLDSFKDLCHGVVLKVSKANSLMKCFSQLQQAKKLELKTMLGCMVESTVGISSLFNIAYGFDYYDFDGFTKIKDESDPQVIWENGKVFLSNMN
- a CDS encoding J domain-containing protein; this translates as MLPKIISNITLAFIAIVVLYTLAPLFKDILDSIFNSNRPKKKSHSKEEFDEMVKRKIERMSMSGGAQGVKGQPGQGPKERSFLSYFKEKDLFSSPEDEQFFEGMNSSMQWGDFQEAKKILNQIENDFEIIDKSASEGINQFIKSIYNKETLLSLKKLNGGKIDKQSFLSLASTLFVFRHINQIKSKRFADQNQLLLILNLAAIKDTKAKIKLIESYISAEAIDSIKESPILYRDLISGLNKTFDQLYPLLPLKTEKLEKEFNNLSESDRKKKYKKLVQIYHPDKWHGDLKSQAIDDRLRENFNLIQKLYK
- a CDS encoding amidohydrolase family protein, whose amino-acid sequence is MQKKKEQIISSIEKELIKIISETNGISLSDTLELLAHSPSIRDNQLLEKPVLEFMKLLSSFQIDEVDIETVLNHPVSDAVFNFFKKFPLPYYEEHIHLTGSLNAEFIYPRLKKLLNGKNKAIYEKRIKAVYGKDAIPIESVEDVDNLIRLKEGEQFATYLRILFLAKLILTNKKAHKDAAYHMAKELYENYNVGSIRLKFTLSRASKMDSEQIPGIKEVTEEDVVLGLYEGFKKFQQEVPSFKFILSPSFRKELNFFDNDNFKTKKDHFEHQVDALLELLEKYPYLKENLVEIDTVGDEKALYRKAHFKELKSGLRKLQYRGLKIRSHHGETWLTLKKGIQSVDNAMNIWHIDTLEHGLSLGINPNYYYHRLFQRIIEVNSKHQPIDAKSIQGLELEEMEWEQDAAHVKEKLLKGELLSEEDITLFLKTKFHNAREVEHYQHDILNRIIQKRVSLVALPSSNLKLTGAFPDFKDHPFSWWEKKGVNLGVGTDNYITLSTDFIREMLILLYSDANNLKITKLLMLTTKETRRPYISNLLWEMRKRYAS
- a CDS encoding type IV pilus twitching motility protein PilT, translating into MGFEFSHFKSLVNVAIDNNASDIHIRAEETPCFRINGDMVSVKSNKTLTTESVLDILRLLTKDNKQIGNLEDIKDLDGAVDFEDICRLRFNYFRYNNKNGIVLRVVKKEIPSFKELGLSDSLKQIIRAKRGLILVTGATGSGKSTTLASMIDYINSKRAKHIITIEDPIEFIHTQKKSRITQREVGIDTENFEDGLKFALRQDPDIILLGELRDQKSVEIALKAAETGHLVLATVHTTDAISTISRIISMFSSDEQTEARKRLSDALYSTISQRMIKSKKSPNGVRVAQEIMVTGPGVKECIRGDEPIDRILSIIENGGTNSGDIPCESFDQAIFTLLERGYITEEDASKEVRSAGDFMRKLMLTK